One Ciconia boyciana chromosome 16, ASM3463844v1, whole genome shotgun sequence genomic window, GCaaagaagatttttctgttgttcatttGTCAGCTTCAGATAGTTCAACCTTGACAGTTAATTACATTGAAAAATGCGCATTTTTGGATGTAGTACTTGATTAAAAAAGCATATTACCTCATCTCTTGATGCAGAATCAATTTCAGCAGCCAGTGACTGGGCTTTTGTTTGCGttgcaaagagatttttagCTTCATAAAGACTAAGACTTAGGATCTGTCCATTAAGATCATCGTTTTGGTCACGAAGTTTCTGATTCTCCTATTTAAGAGTGAAAAGACATTGCTTTTAACTTCTTCCTATAaggcttcattaaaaaataaatacatttttaaaatcacaggtAGCTTGGATGACATATGGTAAGGCTGCAAGCTAACAGCAACTCTTACCACCAGTGACAGGTCCTCCCTGCCTGAATCACAGGTATTTCCTATGTGTACAATTTACATCACCTGTGCAAAGAAGTCCTAGACAGATGCAATGTGGGTCTTGTGCTTGTGTGGGAAGGGGGGGATAAAATCTAAAGGCAGCATGCTAGGGGTTGCAGCTATAGGCATTTTTTCAAACCAGTCCTGTACATTTCACATGGATCAAGAGGCCCTTCCCTGCTCACCTGCTTCAGCCGTTTTATTTCATGCTCCATTTCTACCTCTCTGGTTTTGGCGTTGAATTCACTCACGCTGGATGAAGAACTTCTCCCGCGTCCAGGACGCTCACATTCCAGCTTGTACAGCTGCAAGTGCTCCAGCTCCTTCCGCAAGTCTTCAATGAGCTGTGGGCACGCAAGCAGGCCATGTCTCTCCAGCCCCTGGCACAAACAGCCCTCCTTGGCAGCAGCTATCTCTGTGCTGCACCTCTGTACTCTGACACAAGCACTGTGTGAGCCTAGTTGAGGCCGGACATTCCTACAATACAGCCACTTGCTCTTCTATGGAAGCACAGGTCACTTAAACTGCTTCAGAGCTGGAAGCTCCTCTGATCTCTAAGCTTCATGTCCGAGAGGCATAATTCCCCTTGCAAACTTAGTAAAGGAAATGTTAGGGCACATATTCAAGGCTGCAAGTTCTCAAAGAGCTGTAAACCCTTTGGGTCAGGGATTGCCAGTTATTAGGTATTCTTGCAGCATTAATTGCCCTATGGGTACCCCTCCCATAGAAACACAATCCAGTAATGCATTCACTGgatgctgtattttcagtgttcttcCTGTCTGTCCATTCTTTTTCAGATGAGCTTTCATGCAGATGAAGGGCGATTGCCTGGTCTTATATCCCTCTTCACACCTACCTCCTGTGTGGCTTCCCTCTCCTTGTTAAATTCCAGTCTGTTCTGCCGCAGCTTGTCCATCATTCTCTTGTACAAATCCATCTCGTCCTTCAGTCGCAGACTAGTGTCTTCCAACCTATCCGACATGCGTTGCCTTTCCTAGAATAAATGGGGAACTTCATAGCTAGCTTGCAAGTGCATAAGCCATCAACACAACTCTATAGACACAGCTGGTCATAAGCTGGCATGGGTCTCGGGGCATTCCTGCCACTACAGGTGACCAATGTTCCAATCCCATCAATATTCTTGTTTAGGGAAGGAAAGTTAAAGGAACTGGGCCAATCACTATACGAGTTTGCTCTTACACAAATCAAGCTGATGTTAAATTGCTCAAGCACTCAGGAGTTTTGTTACCTCATCTAATCTCTCCGTCTGTGATTTCAGTCGTGTGACGGTGCTTTTCAGCtcaccattttcttcttccagttgcTGAACCCTGtgtcaaaaccaaaaaccttaCAGCAAATGCCTCTTCAAGAATGCAGACATGCAAAACGGCATGCTCTAAAAAGCCACTTCACTTGCACTTGATTGAAACACCAAACATGAAAATCTTCTAATCTTAGCATTTTTTCTCATGAGCTATTGggtgctttttgtttgtttgtttttagggCCAAAAATGCTACACTGACCCTCAGATTCTTATGCTCCTAACAACAGGTATCTAAAAAGAATTAAGTaggaagaaacaaatacagacaCAAATGTTTGCTACAGCTGGTCACAATTCCCTCCTTGAATCCATGCCAAATATCCAGCTAAGCTGTCTACATGGGCCATGTGGATTAAAGCATTAATGTAAACCATCCTCCAAGCTTTTGGGCATTAGACATGCAACTGCGCAGCTACTCTATAGAACTACTAACCTGTAACCATCTGTGCACTGTCTGGTTGTGAACAGCCTACGTTTACATGCAAagtaaagatgaagaaaagaagaacatgCACTCTATTCTGGGTGGCACCAAGATGTTTGTTACCTTGTATTTAGCAGTTCAATTTCAgtgcctttctctttttcatacTTGCTATATGCTTCTCTATGTCTCTTTATCTCTTCTTCCAGGGTCTGTTCTGCTGATGTTTCTTGGTCTTTCAATAGTTCTTCTAGCTCATGAACTCTAAGGAAATCAGATCTCATTTCAGTAACAGCTTCacaagtactttaaaaaaaaagtgtgcaacTTCATTgcccctctctttcctccccattcCTTTATTTCATTCTACTTCACCACCTCTGTTAGCATTTAACCTCTCCCAATCTCCCTCTTGGTATTTAATCTTCCCAATAAGCACAGAATTAAGTAGTATCAGTTCATCTATTATTCTTTCATTCTCAGTCTCGAGAAGTTGTGACTATGACCCAGCCTTCTGCTTTTGCtacatgtaagaaaaaaattcagtggtAACCTCTCTTATAACAGAAGAGCTTGCTCTGTACAAGTCAGTAACATCTCTGTACTAAGAAACTTGCTTAGAAGGCCTTTGGTTGCTGAAAATTCAGCAAGGCAGCCCTATTCCATTTGGACTTCTCAGATGAAGCCTTATCTTATTTTGTCTGTCAGCATTAAGACAGATGACTTGGTCATATTTTACAGGTAGAGATGTTCCTTCCCTCCAACCTCGTTCTAGCTCTGCTCTGACATGATAAAGAGAACTGACTCCGTGCTTTATTACCTGTGAACTAGCTGTGTGTTCTCTTGTTTCAGTTTGCTCTTCAGGTCACCATTTGTCAGGCTATCATTCTCCAGTTCTGTCACCTTTTTTTCTAGGTACATTACCTGGAAGGGGAAGTGGAAAAGAATCGAGAGTTTAAATCTCTCGTCATACACCCCTTCACTCTTTCCAATTGTCATTTAGCTGTGCTACCCTTTTTAAAGGGGGCATACTTCCCTGCAAAGCCAGCAGCGAAATTAAGCTCTGAAATTCTGAGTTCCCCAGACCCTGCATCTTCCTTGAAGGTGATCAATGCCAATACACAGTGAAGAAGTACTAATACAGTGCCTAGATCTGTACTTGCACAGCTCTTGCATTTTTGTGAAGCAAAGTCATAACATTAATGGAATATCAAGGACATTTTGAATGAGCTACTTCAGATCACTGGTAACTGTGAGCAAGAGAGCTTCATCAATTGATGCGTGTCTCCAGCAGGATTTTGTTGGGTACATTAGTCGCAATGCACACAGCTTCTCACCTTTTCAGTTATATCATTATCACAGGAGTCTATACTGTCTCTGAACAGGTCTTCTGTGCTGCCATTACTGCTGCTGAAGTTACTGTTGTGGAAGAGTTGTCTGAAAGATCAGAAGGATAATATTTTGCTTGATgaggatggaggagaaaaagtCTGGGTACTGTCTTACAACCTGGCTTTGCACTTTGAGCATCTGATGCTAAAATCTGTGCAATCATTTCAGTGACAATTACAACTGTTTAAGCACAAGTCTTACAAGAGACTGGTAGCTAAATTAAGTCATACTGAGCACAATCAATGACATTAGTTCTagggtgtgggttttttgttgcttttggtaGGATCTGCCACCAGCATTAACATAGTTTAAAAACTACTTAGCCTTATTCACACTATGTACTGAGTTGTATTTGCCTTactggaaatttaaaataaggtcACCACTGTGCACTGGTTGGTACAGTTAATCTACAAAATTTCATACACTAagagcttatttaaaaaacaaacaaacaaacaaagacatCTCAAGCAGTTCCCACTACAGAATAGCGTCAGAATACATAACACTGAAGATTATCTAAAATATTCTTGAAACTtacagccctccccagcccagggctgatTCATTCAGTCAAAGGAAGATCACAATTCTGTATGtccttttttaaagagatgctcttgctttcctttgcatttcagcaacaacaacaaaaaggccCACATTATGTGGGTGAAAGAAGCAATAGCTGGACTGATGGAATAGCAGTATAAAGGAATAAAGTTGGCAGACAGGGAATCAACTATCTATGTTCTTAACAGAGCTCTTTCCAGTTCAGGGGCCTGCTCCAAGACTAGCAGTGGCTTCTATATTCTGTAACATCCCTATCCAGATACAGGCCCCTTCCCTTGAAAACTTGTCTTggcacatttttgttttcctaaacttattcctcctctcccctcccacccccactTATGGCATTGTTACAGCTGATTCCACACGTATTCATAAAAAAGTTGAAGACTCTTACcttccaaaagctgtgcttgatATTTTCCTGTTAGGGCTACATGGATACAGAAGGAATGATACAGGAATTAAACACTTATTTGATCAGTGTTGGATTCAATCTTAATTTAAACTCCAGCTGAATTGCACAATGAAACATAATACTGACTTTTAAgtgaagtaagaaaaaaaagattctgtcAACAATATTCTTAGACAATTTAACCAAAAGCTGCAGTTACCAACAATGTGAAGATGAGTGAAGCCACAAATTACTGTGATCATTAATAAGTCAATTTGCAAATACTGTTATATTTAGCAGAGATGTGTCAGTGTAAATCAGAGTGAAACTAACATTAGAAACACCACAAAGGGACACTGAGTTAGTGACGGATGTTTATTCTAGATTCCCAGTTTTCCGAttattttataaacagtttATCCTTCCCTGTAATGCTTCCCAGTTCAGCACAGGAACTGAGatgctttccatttttacagTTCCCTTTCGCAGCCAGAGACTAGTATTATCTAAATGAAGGACCAGACTCCAGACAACAGCACTAGAACCAAATCAAAATATCAGCTGTATCTCTTGACAAGAGGATGTCGCATCTTTGTGTGCCCACAGACACAGCTCTTTGTCAGAGCATTGCTCTCTTTCAGCCAGGTATATACAGCCTCACTCAAAATTACCAAAGCCCTAGCCAATCATGGTCTGGGTGTTAGCAGACTCCTTGCTAGAGCAGAAACATTGTTCATATCCAGTACTATGCTGCTGTGTCATCAAGAGACCAAGTAGTGCAGTGTGCTCTGTGCCAAGGATTATGCAGACAGGCAGGATTTACATTCCATTTCTAGGGGGAGCTAGAAGCCCaccaaataatttccttcaaaaacCCTAGATGATTGTTGGAAGCACTGGATTCTTTCCGAGTGCTCAGCACAGTTTAGAAGTGGATAGAGCGGCAGAGATTGAAATGtaaggaaaaagctgaaattgCAAAAGAACCCCAAAAGTAACTTCTGCCATAGGATTCATCATTTTTCCAAGTTCCcttgaggacaaaaaaaatcccacacgAATGAAGTACCTCTGCTGACCAATAGCTTTAGGAGAGGTGTATGTAAGGTCATATGCATTAGCTAAGGATCTGCCAGATCACTCCTTCCCACCTAGAGAAAACAGTAGCTAACTGTAGATCTGCACTAAGCAGCACAGCAGACCCCACTTCCTGGGAAAAATTCCTGGAAATAGCACTCTCCCTCTGCAATCAAAGAGCTCATtggttaaaatatttgcatttattaatgCTGTCTGCACCTTAAGTCAGAAAAATACTTACTAGCTAATGAAGAACAGCGTTTCGGTTCAGGCTAGATGTCAAGGTCTGaatttcttactgttttgtAAGAACACCACATGTGTAAGACAGAATGGGATACTGGGAAGGAGAGggctctttcttcctctcctcctgctaGTAGCTAGTCCCATTTCAAGGGGGCATTGCTAAAAGCAGTGCAATAGGCTGCTTACCTGTTTGCTTTCAAGTTTTTCAGCCTGGCTTCCAAATCGTTGAGTAGATTTATCTTTTTGCAGCACTGTGAGCAGTAAACATCCAGTAACTCGCTGTTATAAACATGCCTCATTTTTCGGGGTGTTTGGCCAGCACTGtttgcaggaaaggagagaTGTTACTGGCTATAGTAACCAACTCACCACAGATTTTCCTCTTgactgtgtgtctgtgtgtcagAATCACAGACGagggacctggggaactacTTCTAACTGCAGCTCATCTAACTTAGAGGTGATGATGGAGAATGCTAGTCTTAGGGTGAGCCTACCTGTCTGAGTTGAGGGTTTACAGAGGATGTGTTCTGAGTGTCAGTGGAAAGAACCAGTTTGGGTGACTGGAAGAATAGCAGAAGGTATACAGAGTCCATGCAATGCATGTAGCAAAAGCAGCTACATTTAAAAGTAGCTACAAGCAGCTAGTATGTTCCACCTCAGCAATATCCCCCTCATCTTGCCCATCTTCGCACTAGAGCCTGGAATGCAACCTGAAGAGTCTTTTCTCCAAGAGAAAGacaggaagatgaaaaacagaacGGTCTGGTAAGAAGTCACACAAACCCCCTCAGATGGTAGGACGGAAGGAACCCTAGaatgaggaggaagggagaagctgACATAAGTCTAAAGAGGAGATAACAGTAGCTCTTGGCatgataaagagaaaataaactaaaataaaagagagCAATCATGGCATGAAGTGTACAGAGCCCCAGGAATGGGAATGGAAAGGGCTGCATAAACCTGAGGGAATAGGGCATGAAGGACACAAGCTATCATCATGAAGGGGCAGTGGAGAGGGGTGCTAGCTCTGCATGCATGACAGAGGTGGCAAGGCTGGATTGCAGAAGTGCTTGAAACAGAGGGTAGCACATGGGGGTTGCATGCAGAACAGAGGGATGCAGTGAACTTGTCCTGTGTTAGCAATGAAGCACAAGACCTTCGTGTGCTATTGATCCAAGCAGACAAATCCTAGAGCATCTTCATGGTTGGCACTTCCCCAAACCTGCTCACCTATACCCTTGCTTGGggaaggattttaaaatcagcaaCTGACTTGGTCACAGTGCGTAAAAGCTACAGAGACTGAGGTCACATCCAGGAAACTGGTGGACTGTAGTGGCATTTCCAGCTCCTAACAGACAGCAGATACTTGCTTATGTTCTCCAAGACATTCAAAGTCAATATGGATGCTTGTTTCAAACAACCCCCTGTCTGTATACAGCACTTCACCATACAGGTTAGTGCTAAGGATCTGTAGTATCAGAACACTCAAGAGGAACAGCTCTCTTGCAGGTCTTCTCTCCACTGCA contains:
- the RAB11FIP4 gene encoding rab11 family-interacting protein 4 isoform X1; translation: MPAMEPASLLRFLRKLKEVFDVCDEDADGFIRVEHFIALGLQFGQGDEVEKLAKYLDPNDLGRINFKDFCHGVFAIKGCEELLKDVLSPENSGPRHYEPQYVDYYYQGGEIQDCAYLDSESAYSELELFPDDDVMTLAQQEVHHESDMDSAIESAQSSEASDTCRSEEKDGVLGGLFLPGDKSSPHNPSAASDLSTYSTASLISNEEQFEDYGEGDDVDFIPSSPCPDDETRTNAYSDLGSSVSSSAGQTPRKMRHVYNSELLDVYCSQCCKKINLLNDLEARLKNLKANSPNRKISSTAFGRQLFHNSNFSSSNGSTEDLFRDSIDSCDNDITEKVMYLEKKVTELENDSLTNGDLKSKLKQENTQLVHRVHELEELLKDQETSAEQTLEEEIKRHREAYSKYEKEKGTEIELLNTRVQQLEEENGELKSTVTRLKSQTERLDEERQRMSDRLEDTSLRLKDEMDLYKRMMDKLRQNRLEFNKEREATQELIEDLRKELEHLQLYKLECERPGRGRSSSSSVSEFNAKTREVEMEHEIKRLKQENQKLRDQNDDLNGQILSLSLYEAKNLFATQTKAQSLAAEIDSASRDELMEALKEQEEINYRLRQYMDKIILAILDHNPSILEIKN
- the RAB11FIP4 gene encoding rab11 family-interacting protein 4 isoform X3 → MTLAQQEVHHESDMDSAIESAQSSEASDTCRSEEKDGVLGGLFLPGDKSSPHNPSAASDLSTYSTASLISNEEQFEDYGEGDDVDFIPSSPCPDDETRTNAYSDLGSSVSSSAGQTPRKMRHVYNSELLDVYCSQCCKKINLLNDLEARLKNLKANSPNRKISSTAFGRQLFHNSNFSSSNGSTEDLFRDSIDSCDNDITEKVMYLEKKVTELENDSLTNGDLKSKLKQENTQLVHRVHELEELLKDQETSAEQTLEEEIKRHREAYSKYEKEKGTEIELLNTRVQQLEEENGELKSTVTRLKSQTERLDEERQRMSDRLEDTSLRLKDEMDLYKRMMDKLRQNRLEFNKEREATQELIEDLRKELEHLQLYKLECERPGRGRSSSSSVSEFNAKTREVEMEHEIKRLKQENQKLRDQNDDLNGQILSLSLYEAKNLFATQTKAQSLAAEIDSASRDELMEALKEQEEINYRLRQYMDKIILAILDHNPSILEIKN
- the RAB11FIP4 gene encoding rab11 family-interacting protein 4 isoform X2 yields the protein MPAMEPASLLRFLRKLKEVFDVCDEDADGFIRVEHFIALGLQFGQGDEVEKLAKYLDPNDLGRINFKDFCHGVFAIKGCEELLKDVLSPENSGPRHYEPQYVDYYYQGGEIQDCAYLDSESAYSELELFPDDDVMTLAQQEVHHESDMDSAIESAQSSEASDTCRSEEKDGVLGGLFLPGDNAGQTPRKMRHVYNSELLDVYCSQCCKKINLLNDLEARLKNLKANSPNRKISSTAFGRQLFHNSNFSSSNGSTEDLFRDSIDSCDNDITEKVMYLEKKVTELENDSLTNGDLKSKLKQENTQLVHRVHELEELLKDQETSAEQTLEEEIKRHREAYSKYEKEKGTEIELLNTRVQQLEEENGELKSTVTRLKSQTERLDEERQRMSDRLEDTSLRLKDEMDLYKRMMDKLRQNRLEFNKEREATQELIEDLRKELEHLQLYKLECERPGRGRSSSSSVSEFNAKTREVEMEHEIKRLKQENQKLRDQNDDLNGQILSLSLYEAKNLFATQTKAQSLAAEIDSASRDELMEALKEQEEINYRLRQYMDKIILAILDHNPSILEIKN